A stretch of Microlunatus antarcticus DNA encodes these proteins:
- a CDS encoding DMT family transporter: MLLTVAAGLGWAFGNICSRQARAPKPLHLTLWMSVIPPVPLLALSLLLEGPRRDWDSLRTAFTMEALPAVLGLLYIVLVASLLGYGLWNTLLARHASSVVAPFAMLVPVVGVLSAWLFFDEVPDLVELVAGALVVGGVLYASHTSRRPPRRPDAEPHVALPLEPERSLPA; this comes from the coding sequence GTGCTGCTGACCGTCGCCGCCGGTCTCGGCTGGGCCTTCGGGAACATCTGCAGCCGCCAGGCCCGGGCGCCGAAGCCGTTGCACCTGACGCTGTGGATGTCGGTGATCCCGCCGGTCCCGCTCCTGGCGCTCTCGCTGCTGCTCGAGGGTCCGCGGCGCGACTGGGACTCGCTCCGGACGGCCTTCACGATGGAGGCCCTGCCGGCGGTCCTGGGCCTGCTCTACATCGTCCTCGTCGCCAGCCTGCTCGGCTACGGGCTGTGGAACACGCTCCTCGCCCGTCACGCCTCCAGCGTCGTGGCCCCGTTCGCGATGCTCGTGCCGGTCGTCGGCGTGCTCAGCGCCTGGCTCTTCTTCGACGAGGTGCCGGACCTGGTCGAGCTGGTCGCGGGCGCGCTCGTCGTGGGCGGCGTGCTCTACGCGTCGCACACCTCCCGGCGACCACCTCGTCGACCGGACGCCGAGCCCCACGTCGCGCTGCCGTTGGAGCCGGAGCGATCTTTACCTGCGTGA
- a CDS encoding molybdopterin-dependent oxidoreductase, which produces MTFTVNGAPVDATPRPGQCLRTFLRELEHFEVKKGCDSGDCGACSVLVDGTPVHSCIYPAVRVAGHDVTTVAGLGTGDRLSPVQQAFVDRAAFQCGFCTAGMVVTASALDQGESLETDDLPRLMKGNLCRCTGYRPIREAITAGPLTREPDGAGDGVGRSVGAPAGRRIVTGREPYTLDVAVPGLLHLKVLGSPHAHARIERVDATAARAVPGVVAVFTADDAPDVAFSTARHANRSDDPDDTRVLDRVVRFLGQRVAVVLAESVGAAEAGCRALEVTYAPLPANHDPERARDDGAPLLHGDLDPVASRIANPARNVAAELHGEHGNVEAGLREADAVVRGRWRTQRVAHVSLETHATLGWLDADGRLVLRTSTQVPFLVRDEIAHVFGLERDRVRVFTARVGGGFGGKQEILTEDLVALAVLATGRPVSYEMTRTDELTVVPCRHPFRVDVTLGATRAGRLTALAIDVLSDTGAYGNHAGGVMFHGCSESVAIYSVPNKRVDAAAVYTNNLPSGAFRGYGLGQVTFALESAMDELAGELGIDPFTFRRLNMISPDEPLVVTHVEGDDLRFGSYGLDQCLDLVEAALARGNGVEVPTGPTWRVGQGVGMAMIATIPPRGHEAVAHLCVDAEGAYTLRVGTAEFGNGTTTVHTQLVASALSTDAARVTVRQSDTDVTEHDTGAFGSTGTVVAGRAVHEAATTLLMQLRAAAVARAGGHAEDWAPDRAGLRRGPTLLPFGDLVGPAGELSAEGRCDGAVRSLAFNVQGFRVAVDTATGEVVILQSVHAADAGFVMNPQQCRGQVEGGVVQAIGTALFEELVLEDGRVTTDVLRNYHIPQMADVPDTDVFFADTADELGPHGAKSMSESPYNPVAPALANAVTDALGVRPHELPMSRDRLWRLLQG; this is translated from the coding sequence GTGACCTTCACCGTGAACGGCGCCCCGGTCGACGCGACGCCGCGGCCGGGCCAGTGCCTGCGGACGTTCCTGCGCGAGCTCGAGCACTTCGAGGTCAAGAAGGGCTGCGACTCCGGCGACTGCGGCGCGTGCTCGGTGCTGGTCGACGGGACGCCGGTGCACTCCTGCATCTACCCCGCCGTCCGGGTCGCCGGCCACGACGTGACGACGGTCGCCGGGCTCGGGACCGGCGACCGGCTGAGCCCGGTGCAGCAGGCGTTCGTCGACCGGGCCGCGTTCCAGTGCGGCTTCTGCACGGCAGGGATGGTCGTGACCGCGTCGGCCCTCGACCAGGGCGAATCGTTGGAGACGGACGACCTGCCGCGGCTGATGAAGGGCAACCTCTGCCGGTGCACCGGCTACCGCCCGATCCGGGAGGCGATCACCGCTGGTCCGCTGACGCGGGAGCCGGACGGCGCGGGGGACGGGGTCGGTCGCTCGGTCGGGGCCCCGGCGGGGCGGCGGATCGTGACCGGGCGCGAGCCGTACACGCTCGACGTCGCCGTGCCCGGGCTGCTCCACCTCAAGGTGCTCGGCAGCCCGCACGCCCACGCCCGCATCGAGCGGGTCGACGCCACCGCCGCCCGCGCGGTCCCCGGCGTGGTCGCGGTCTTCACCGCCGACGACGCCCCCGACGTGGCCTTCTCCACCGCCCGGCACGCCAACCGGTCCGACGACCCCGACGACACCCGCGTGCTCGACCGCGTGGTCAGGTTCCTGGGGCAGCGCGTGGCCGTCGTGCTCGCCGAGAGCGTCGGGGCGGCCGAGGCGGGCTGCCGGGCGCTCGAGGTCACGTACGCGCCGCTGCCCGCCAACCACGACCCGGAGCGCGCCCGCGACGACGGCGCACCCCTGCTGCACGGCGACCTCGACCCGGTCGCGTCGCGCATCGCCAACCCCGCCCGCAACGTGGCCGCCGAGCTCCACGGCGAGCACGGCAACGTCGAGGCCGGCCTGCGCGAGGCGGACGCGGTGGTCCGCGGGCGCTGGCGTACGCAGCGGGTCGCGCACGTCTCGCTCGAGACGCACGCGACGCTCGGCTGGCTCGACGCCGACGGTCGGCTGGTGCTCCGGACGAGCACCCAGGTCCCGTTCCTGGTGCGCGACGAGATCGCCCACGTCTTCGGGCTGGAGCGCGACCGGGTCCGCGTCTTCACCGCCCGCGTCGGCGGCGGCTTCGGCGGCAAGCAGGAGATCCTCACCGAGGACCTCGTCGCGCTGGCCGTGCTCGCGACCGGCCGGCCGGTGTCGTACGAGATGACCCGGACCGACGAGCTCACGGTCGTGCCCTGCCGTCACCCCTTCCGGGTCGACGTCACCCTCGGCGCCACGCGTGCGGGACGGCTGACCGCGCTGGCGATCGACGTGCTGTCGGACACCGGCGCGTACGGCAACCACGCCGGCGGGGTCATGTTCCACGGGTGCTCGGAGTCGGTCGCGATCTACTCCGTGCCCAACAAGCGGGTCGACGCGGCCGCGGTCTACACCAACAACCTGCCCTCGGGCGCGTTCCGCGGGTACGGGCTGGGGCAGGTGACCTTCGCCCTCGAGTCGGCCATGGACGAGCTGGCCGGCGAGCTGGGGATCGACCCGTTCACGTTCCGGCGGCTGAACATGATCTCCCCCGACGAGCCCCTCGTCGTCACCCACGTCGAGGGCGACGACCTGCGCTTCGGCTCGTACGGGCTCGACCAGTGCCTCGACCTCGTCGAGGCGGCGCTCGCCCGCGGGAACGGGGTGGAGGTTCCGACCGGTCCGACCTGGCGGGTCGGGCAGGGCGTCGGGATGGCCATGATCGCCACCATCCCGCCGCGCGGGCACGAGGCGGTGGCGCACCTCTGCGTCGACGCCGAGGGCGCGTACACGCTGCGGGTGGGGACGGCGGAGTTCGGCAACGGGACCACCACCGTGCACACCCAGCTCGTGGCGAGCGCCCTGAGCACCGACGCCGCACGCGTGACCGTCCGGCAGAGCGACACCGACGTGACCGAGCACGACACGGGTGCGTTCGGGTCGACCGGGACGGTCGTCGCCGGGCGTGCGGTGCACGAGGCCGCGACCACCCTGCTGATGCAGTTGCGCGCGGCCGCCGTCGCCCGGGCCGGCGGGCACGCGGAGGACTGGGCCCCCGACCGGGCCGGTCTCCGGCGCGGACCGACGCTGCTGCCGTTCGGCGACCTCGTTGGCCCGGCGGGCGAGCTGAGCGCCGAGGGCCGCTGCGACGGGGCCGTGCGCTCGCTCGCGTTCAACGTGCAGGGGTTCCGCGTCGCGGTCGACACCGCCACGGGCGAGGTCGTGATCCTTCAGTCGGTGCACGCCGCCGACGCCGGCTTCGTCATGAACCCGCAGCAGTGCCGCGGCCAGGTCGAGGGCGGCGTCGTCCAGGCGATCGGCACGGCGCTGTTCGAGGAGCTGGTACTGGAGGACGGGCGCGTGACCACCGACGTCCTGCGGAACTACCACATCCCTCAGATGGCGGACGTTCCAGACACCGACGTCTTCTTCGCCGACACGGCCGACGAACTCGGCCCGCACGGCGCGAAGTCGATGAGCGAGTCGCCCTACAACCCCGTCGCCCCCGCCCTCGCGAACGCGGTCACCGACGCCCTCGGCGTACGCCCCCACGAGCTCCCGATGTCCCGCGACCGCCTCTGGCGCCTCCTGCAGGGCTGA
- the pucL gene encoding factor-independent urate hydroxylase, whose amino-acid sequence MAIILGAHQYGKAENRVVRITRDTPRHEIRDVNVSSALRGDFAPAHLAGDQRNVLPTDTQKNMAYAYAKTVGLETLEGYGLALARHYVDDVPPVEGARIEIEEYAWERVQVDGAGHDHTFVRKGQEIRTCSVTVEGTGEAQQTWVTGGFKDLVVLKSTGSEFADFYVDEFTTLAPTHDRVMATSLVARWRFTTTDVDWDATYAGIKATMISTFATLHSLALQQTLFEMGRAVLEAYDVVAEVRLSAPNKHHFLYDLGRFGIENDGEVFHADDRPYGLIQAAITRDDAPDAGPAWNAYTGLV is encoded by the coding sequence ATGGCGATCATCCTGGGAGCGCACCAGTACGGCAAGGCGGAGAACCGCGTCGTCCGGATCACCCGCGACACGCCCCGCCACGAGATCCGCGACGTCAACGTCTCGAGCGCGCTGCGCGGGGACTTCGCGCCGGCGCACCTCGCGGGCGACCAGCGGAACGTGCTGCCCACCGACACCCAGAAGAACATGGCGTACGCGTACGCCAAGACGGTCGGGCTCGAGACGCTCGAGGGCTACGGCCTCGCGCTCGCCCGGCACTACGTCGACGACGTCCCGCCCGTCGAGGGCGCCCGGATCGAGATCGAGGAGTACGCCTGGGAGCGCGTGCAGGTCGACGGCGCCGGCCACGACCACACGTTCGTGCGCAAGGGCCAGGAGATCCGGACCTGCTCGGTCACGGTCGAGGGCACCGGCGAGGCGCAGCAGACCTGGGTCACCGGCGGCTTCAAGGACCTGGTGGTCCTCAAGTCGACGGGGTCGGAGTTCGCCGACTTCTACGTCGACGAGTTCACCACGCTGGCGCCCACCCACGACCGCGTCATGGCGACGTCGCTGGTCGCGCGGTGGCGCTTCACCACGACCGACGTCGACTGGGACGCCACGTACGCCGGGATCAAGGCGACCATGATCAGCACCTTCGCCACGCTCCACTCGCTCGCGCTGCAGCAGACCCTGTTCGAGATGGGCCGGGCCGTGCTCGAGGCGTACGACGTCGTCGCCGAGGTGCGGCTCTCCGCCCCGAACAAGCACCACTTCCTCTACGACCTCGGCCGCTTCGGCATCGAGAACGACGGCGAGGTCTTCCACGCCGACGACCGGCCCTACGGGCTGATCCAGGCTGCTATCACGCGCGACGACGCGCCGGACGCCGGTCCGGCGTGGAACGCCTACACCGGCCTGGTGTGA
- a CDS encoding FAD binding domain-containing protein → MDQNTVGAVLPLRSRADLAALGPGVAVLAGGSVLFAEPHDHLTTLLDLTTLGWPSVTVDERGLSLAATCPMVEIAALSPTYADTWAAAPVFRQACTALFGSFKVWNVATIGGNLCAALPAGPMTSLAAGLDADVLVWGPDGTDRRLPAAEFVTGNTTNALRPGEVVRAIEVAPDALASRTAYRKIALSPIGRSGVVLIGRLPPQGGFVLTITAGTVRPVQLRYPAVPEAAALRADVEAVDAWFSDAHGAADWRRAVSVVLGLEILEELG, encoded by the coding sequence GTGGACCAGAACACGGTGGGCGCGGTCCTGCCGCTCCGGTCCCGCGCCGACCTCGCGGCCCTCGGGCCCGGCGTCGCAGTGCTGGCCGGTGGGTCGGTGCTCTTCGCCGAGCCGCACGACCACCTGACCACGCTGCTCGACCTCACGACGCTGGGCTGGCCGTCGGTCACCGTCGACGAGCGCGGGCTGAGCCTCGCGGCCACGTGCCCGATGGTGGAGATCGCCGCCCTCTCGCCGACGTACGCCGACACCTGGGCTGCCGCGCCCGTGTTCCGGCAGGCGTGCACGGCGCTCTTCGGGTCCTTCAAGGTCTGGAACGTCGCCACCATCGGCGGCAACCTCTGCGCCGCCCTGCCCGCCGGCCCGATGACGAGCCTCGCCGCGGGGCTCGACGCCGACGTGCTGGTCTGGGGGCCGGACGGCACCGACCGCCGGCTGCCGGCCGCGGAGTTCGTCACCGGGAACACGACCAACGCCCTGCGCCCCGGCGAGGTGGTGCGCGCGATCGAGGTCGCGCCCGACGCGCTGGCCAGCCGGACGGCGTACCGCAAGATCGCCCTCTCCCCCATCGGACGTTCCGGGGTCGTGCTGATCGGGCGGCTCCCGCCCCAAGGCGGCTTCGTGCTGACGATCACCGCGGGGACCGTACGGCCGGTGCAGCTGCGGTACCCCGCCGTCCCCGAGGCCGCAGCGCTGCGGGCCGACGTCGAGGCGGTGGACGCGTGGTTCTCCGACGCGCACGGGGCGGCGGACTGGCGGCGGGCGGTCAGCGTGGTCCTCGGGCTGGAGATCCTGGAGGAGCTCGGGTGA